In a single window of the Gadus macrocephalus chromosome 6, ASM3116895v1 genome:
- the ak8 gene encoding adenylate kinase 8 isoform X2 has translation MDETVKPIRIPPEMSIYAEKHDIFDLVQTMVSSLMVDKPDDPISYLMSLLKRGRVEPPKIILLGPPASGKTTIARRLCAELGSVHVTTHSLFKQETELSQQAMQYTQMQQGWVLEGFPQTRLHALTLQAAGVIPNHAVFLEASEDMLLQRTTGRMLDPLTGDVYHQTFVWPPDPEVAERLEQDSGGSEERRLARLQLYGQEVAGLSTAYRHVLKTINADQPHTDVYEEVLRYVLTRRESRAPQTPRILLVGPPGSGKSLVARRLADKYKLVDLNCGQLLKAEAADGSTLGQLVKPYIETGHRVPDSVVLQVLSQRLSALDCTTRGWALHGFPREPEQARRLQDSTYKPSRVFFLEMTDDVAIERLTLRTIDPISGERHHGLEHPAPNREVEARLQTHPDDKPARVQEKLTQYWMYAARLKALFPDGVHVNADQDPHTVFECVESRVFKRPDIRPNQ, from the exons ATGGACGAAACGGTAAAACCTATCAGAATTCCTCCGGAGATGTCCATCTACGCAGAGAAACACGATATATTTGACTTAGTACAG ACGATGGTGTCTAGTCTGATGGTGGACAAACCAGATGACCCCATATCCTACCTGATGAGTCTGCTTAAGAGAGGAAGAGTTGAAC CTCCTAAGATTATTCTGCTGGGCCCGCCTGCTTCTGGGAAGACAACCATA GCCAGAAGACTGTGTGCAGAGCTGGGTTCAGTCCATGTAACCACCCACAGTCTCTTCAAACAAGAAACAGAGCTGAGCCAGCAGGCCATgcaatacacacaaatgcaacag GGATGGGTTCTAGAAGGATTTCCTCAGACTCGCCTTCATGCTCTGACGCTCCAAGCGGCTGGAGTCATCCCTAACCACGCGG TATTTCTAGAAGCTTCTGAGGATATGTTGCTGCAAAGGACAACGGGAAGAATGTTGGACCCTCTGACTGGAG ACGTGTACCATCAGACGTTCGTGTGGCCGCCCGACCCGGAGGTGGCCGAGCGTCTGGAGCAGGACAGTGGGGGCTCAGAGGAGCGGCGCCTGGCCCGCCTCCAGCTGTACGGCCAGGAGGTCGCCGGCCTGAGCACGGCCTACCGCCACGTCTTGAAGACCATCAACGCTGACCAACCACATACTGATGTCTATGAAGAGG TCCTAAGATATGTCCTGACCCGGCGTGAATCGAGAGCCCCTCAGACTCCCAGAATCCTCCTGGTGGGCCCGCCGGGCTCAGGGAAGAGCCTCGTGGCCAGACGTCTGGCCGACAAATACAAACTGGTGGACC TGAATTGTGGACAGCTTTTAAAGGCTGAAGCAGCCGATGGATCCACTCTGGGACAGCTGGTGAAGCCCTACATAGAGACAGGTCACCGAG TTCCAGACAGCGTGGTCCTGCAGGTGCTGAGCCAGAGACTGAGCGCCCTGGACTGCACCACCCGAGGCTGGGCGCTCCACGGCTTCCCCAGGGAGCCGGAGCAAGCCAGGCGCCTGCAGGACTCCACCTACAAACCAAGCAG AGTGTTCTTCCTGGAGATGACCGATGATGTTGCCATTGAGAGGCTAACTCTCAGGACCATCGATCCAATCAGTGGAGAGAg GCACCATGGCCTGGAGCATCCAGCCCCAAACCGAGAGGTCGAGGCCAGGCTGCAGACCCATCCAGACGACAAACCGGCCAGGGTCCAAGAAAAACTCACACAATACTGGATGTATGCTGCTAGGCTAAAg gcttTATTTCCAGATGGGGTCCATGTGAACGCTGACCAGGACCCCcacactgtgtttgagtgtgtggagAGCAGAGTGTTTAAGCGACCCGACATCAGACCGAACCAGTAG
- the ak8 gene encoding adenylate kinase 8 isoform X1: protein MDETVKPIRIPPEMSIYAEKHDIFDLVQTMVSSLMVDKPDDPISYLMSLLKRGRVEPPKIILLGPPASGKTTIARRLCAELGSVHVTTHSLFKQETELSQQAMQYTQMQQEIPADIWVELIQHRLSKNDCLRKGWVLEGFPQTRLHALTLQAAGVIPNHAVFLEASEDMLLQRTTGRMLDPLTGDVYHQTFVWPPDPEVAERLEQDSGGSEERRLARLQLYGQEVAGLSTAYRHVLKTINADQPHTDVYEEVLRYVLTRRESRAPQTPRILLVGPPGSGKSLVARRLADKYKLVDLNCGQLLKAEAADGSTLGQLVKPYIETGHRVPDSVVLQVLSQRLSALDCTTRGWALHGFPREPEQARRLQDSTYKPSRVFFLEMTDDVAIERLTLRTIDPISGERHHGLEHPAPNREVEARLQTHPDDKPARVQEKLTQYWMYAARLKALFPDGVHVNADQDPHTVFECVESRVFKRPDIRPNQ from the exons ATGGACGAAACGGTAAAACCTATCAGAATTCCTCCGGAGATGTCCATCTACGCAGAGAAACACGATATATTTGACTTAGTACAG ACGATGGTGTCTAGTCTGATGGTGGACAAACCAGATGACCCCATATCCTACCTGATGAGTCTGCTTAAGAGAGGAAGAGTTGAAC CTCCTAAGATTATTCTGCTGGGCCCGCCTGCTTCTGGGAAGACAACCATA GCCAGAAGACTGTGTGCAGAGCTGGGTTCAGTCCATGTAACCACCCACAGTCTCTTCAAACAAGAAACAGAGCTGAGCCAGCAGGCCATgcaatacacacaaatgcaacag gagatTCCTGCTGACATATGGGTAGAGCTGATCCAACACAGGCTGTCCAAAAATGACTGCCTCAGAAAG GGATGGGTTCTAGAAGGATTTCCTCAGACTCGCCTTCATGCTCTGACGCTCCAAGCGGCTGGAGTCATCCCTAACCACGCGG TATTTCTAGAAGCTTCTGAGGATATGTTGCTGCAAAGGACAACGGGAAGAATGTTGGACCCTCTGACTGGAG ACGTGTACCATCAGACGTTCGTGTGGCCGCCCGACCCGGAGGTGGCCGAGCGTCTGGAGCAGGACAGTGGGGGCTCAGAGGAGCGGCGCCTGGCCCGCCTCCAGCTGTACGGCCAGGAGGTCGCCGGCCTGAGCACGGCCTACCGCCACGTCTTGAAGACCATCAACGCTGACCAACCACATACTGATGTCTATGAAGAGG TCCTAAGATATGTCCTGACCCGGCGTGAATCGAGAGCCCCTCAGACTCCCAGAATCCTCCTGGTGGGCCCGCCGGGCTCAGGGAAGAGCCTCGTGGCCAGACGTCTGGCCGACAAATACAAACTGGTGGACC TGAATTGTGGACAGCTTTTAAAGGCTGAAGCAGCCGATGGATCCACTCTGGGACAGCTGGTGAAGCCCTACATAGAGACAGGTCACCGAG TTCCAGACAGCGTGGTCCTGCAGGTGCTGAGCCAGAGACTGAGCGCCCTGGACTGCACCACCCGAGGCTGGGCGCTCCACGGCTTCCCCAGGGAGCCGGAGCAAGCCAGGCGCCTGCAGGACTCCACCTACAAACCAAGCAG AGTGTTCTTCCTGGAGATGACCGATGATGTTGCCATTGAGAGGCTAACTCTCAGGACCATCGATCCAATCAGTGGAGAGAg GCACCATGGCCTGGAGCATCCAGCCCCAAACCGAGAGGTCGAGGCCAGGCTGCAGACCCATCCAGACGACAAACCGGCCAGGGTCCAAGAAAAACTCACACAATACTGGATGTATGCTGCTAGGCTAAAg gcttTATTTCCAGATGGGGTCCATGTGAACGCTGACCAGGACCCCcacactgtgtttgagtgtgtggagAGCAGAGTGTTTAAGCGACCCGACATCAGACCGAACCAGTAG